The Brachypodium distachyon strain Bd21 chromosome 4, Brachypodium_distachyon_v3.0, whole genome shotgun sequence nucleotide sequence TGCTGATGGAGTACGCCATGTGCTTGCTCGGGAGAAATGCCTCTGCAGAGATGGAGGCTGCGTTCCTCAGGTCCATGGCGATGCCATTACCATGCCACTACGATGCAAGCTGCGTGGCGCCACATCTGGGAGTTGGCCAGCATGTTGCTGTCTGCAGCTCCTGATTGACATTTGCTTTTCTACTTCTGTATGCAATGTAGTTAGATGTAGGAAAACAGGGAAAAGGAAATTGTTTATGTAAAAAAGCAATTCAGTCGAGAAAGATCACCAGCAGTTAGAACCATTGTTCTTCCAATAATGTATATATGTACTTTGTTGCAGAGATAAATGGCtgctcacattttttttacgaCCTAAGCAGTGTGAGTCAACAATTTATTATATGGTCTCAGACCCAAAATGTTACAAAGAAACGTTGAGGTGGGCTGGAAAATCTTCAGAGATGGGGAGGGAGCTGACCTTATGGGGAAATGATGATGTTTTGTTCAAACAAAGATAAAATTGTAACTTCAAATCTGGATCGGCAAACCTGCAAATGTTCAGAATAGGATCTGTGTGGCATAAACTCAATACTTGGTGCTTACTGCTTAACACCGGTTTAAACCTACAAGTAAACTATCAGGAACTAACAAATGAGCCTTGAGTTGCAACTTACTTTACTGCAAGTAAAAATATACTGAAAAAACTTATGACAGCCCCATAGAGATGATGGATTCAATATTTCAATTCCGTTACATGAAGCCCTGGACTTTTCACCTAAAACTGGTAAACGCATGGTTACCAACTGGCTGTAGGCCCATTGGAGAATGCGGGGAAGATACCAGGAAATGGCTGACACATGTGATGCTAGAAACCATGCAGACAACAAGATATGGAACTGTCAAGCAACTTGGAAGATTTGCAGGAACTAAAGCACCGCTAAATCAACCAACAAACACCTGGCATGCAGCTGTAAGTGAAAAGTACACACCCAAAAGCAGTAAAGCGAACTCTGCATCTGCTCAGGAAAGGCTCTTGGACCATCCTGTCATGCCCCTGTGTTGCTAGCTCTTCACCTCACCTGATTGCAATCACATGGTTGCTGCAAAAACACGGAGACGGTGTCGTCTGATTGCTTTTGATGAATCAGCAAGCATATCTTAAACTCTTGATACAGGACACTGGACCAAACGGAACACCTCCATAAAGGCTCGACCGCTGGACCCAAGATGGTTTCCACGATGCCTCTGACCAGTTCAGCAGCAAAGACTGTACTATGGATCTGATTGATCAGCCACTAGCCCACAATCTTTTCCTCCACAGTGCAACAAGCCATGGCCCAGCCAAATCTGATCTGAATCTGGCTGCCTCCCTTTGAAGCAAGCATTGCACGCACCAAGCTTGTGGTATTGTCCAGTGCTACAGCAACCATATGTCTATGCCTATATATTCGTGGACTAGCTAAGTAAAACACCatccctccgtccacaaaaTCACAAAACATTTCTGAGCAACGTACCTGAGATCAGAACCAAGAACCAGCCATGATCCATCCTAAGAAGCTTGCTCAATTGATGAGGAAGTGGCAAAGGGTCAAGACAACTGCCGGTGAAGACGATGAAACATGCTGCACAACCTCATCGGTCGCAGATAAGGGCCCCTTCGCCATGTACACGGTTGATGAGAGGCGTTTTGAGATCCCTTTGCCTTACCACGGCACGACAGTCTTCGGCGAGCTACTGCATATGTCCCACGAGGAGTTTGGGTTCACAGCTGATGGCAGGATCACACTGCCCTTTGATGCAACCGTGATGGAATACGTCATGTGCTTGCTCAGAAGGAACACATCAGAGGAAGTAGAGAGGGCATTCCTGAGCTCTGTAGTGATGCCTAGCCAATACTCAAGCCATGCGATGCCACCTGCGGTGCAACACCAGCCTCGAGCAGTTCGTAGTTCCTGAAAATACACGAGTTTTGCCCTGTTTATTCTCCATTTTGCCATGTCTCATACAATACGATGTAAAATAGTTCAACACAGGAGAACGAAGATTAGAGATTAGTGTACCACCTTGTTGTATCTTATGGAGTATCTTAACTACAAATGTATAACATTAGGCCATATGGTGCAAGAAAGCGATTCATTTTAAACTCAGGCTTCAGAATACAAAAGTCTAGCTCATAGAAGCTAATGCCTAACAGGAAATTGCCATTAAGAGAATCAAAGATGTGATTCTATTTTGTGCTATAAAtcacaaaaatatactccctctccgatccataataccTGTCGGGGATTTAGTGCAAAGTTGTTAACTAACTTTATAGTTTATACTAAATCCccaacacttattatggattggagggagtatttgttaaTTAAGTATGATTTCAAGTCAATTAACAGCCACCCAAACTCTCTTGTTGTTCCATGATCTATCATGCAAGTTGCTTTGAATCAGTTAAGGTATACACTTTTGTTCGTGGCATTAGCCTACACCTAATGACATTAGTAGTTTAGCACTAAGAACTCATGTTAAAGTACTACTTAGTACATAAACATGCAAACAGGATTTACTCCTTGTCTTGTGCTTGAGAAATATATACATAAGAAAACATGAAAGCTTTCAAAGGCACTGGCAAATCGTTTTTTTGAACCGGAGTTCGAGGACTCAATCCATtgattaagaagaagaaaattgcCCAGTCAATTAAACGGAAAACCGGGCGAAAACCGTTACAACCGTCCATGGCGCAATCAAAATGACCGCACACACACGCTGGCCGACCTGGCCACCCACACTCACTCCACACACTACAAAAAGAAAGTTGCCGTCGAAGTTGTTCGCGgaagtcatcgtcatcacacaaacactcctcctgagctggcgactccgacCCCCCACCAACGCCCAAGAACGGGTCCCAACTCCTGTAGATGCCAAGCTCGCGTCGGCCCATGCCAAACAGTCGACCACCCATGCTAGCGACCAAGAGGCGCGATTCTGATGGCAAGCTTCAAAGGAGCATATGCAAAGCTTACGCCGAACAAGACCCACACGGACCGGACCACCCATCAccaagtcatcgtcatcacacatcactcctctgagctggcgactccgacttcccAACGACGAAGCAAAACCGACACTGGAGAGCTGCCGAACACGCCGGAAGGACCGACTACCAAGACCATCGCCGCAGCCCAAACTCATCTCAACATCACCGTCGCAGCCGCAAAAGACGCCAACAAACCCCACGCAGCCCCACAACCACTGGCCCCACGACCGGTGCAAAACTCCAAAAGCGACACCTCCAAGGAAGAGAGCGACGCAAAGAGCGCCGCCGTTGCCGATCCGAGCCACCGAATCTGAGGTTTCCCCCGGAGCACGGCAAGCACGGGGAAGAGCAAATAATGCCATAGCAACGATGCCTCCAAGGAGGTGAACGACGCCCACGGGCCTCGCCATCGTTGGCCCCGACCAAGGCCGGAGCACGACTTTCGCCAAGGCCTGCTCCACCCACTCCCCACGCCGGCGGCCAACCAAACCTGCAACACGGCCACGCACACACCCAAGAAGGAGTGGCGCCACAAGCCATAGCCACAGAAGTCGCCCTACCCACAGATGCCAATCCTCACCGAAGCCGCGGAAGGAACTGCAACGCGAGCTGCTGGGAAGACAGAGGGCACATCCAGCAACCACTAGAGGACCCTCCGTCTGCCGCCACACCGAAAGCACCGCCGCCCACCGACGCATCACCAACCACCGCCGGCAGCCGACCCAGCCCGGGCCCAATCTGGCCGGATTAGGCCCAACTGACCATCACGCCGGGCGCCTATACCAGATCCGAGCAGCGGCCGTTGCTGCTCCACCGCGCCCGAAGCGCCGCCCATCACGCCGGGCGCCTATACCAGATCCGAGCAGCGGCCGTTGCTGCTCCACCGCGCCCGAAGCGCCGCCCATCACGCCGGGCGCCTATACCAGATCCGAGCAGCGGCCGTTGCTGCTCCACCGCGCCCGAagcgccgcccgtcgccgcaAGCCGAGCGCCCGGCCCTCCCCAGCCGCAACAGGAACTGCAGCAGCCAGATCTGGACTAGGAGCAAAGGCCCAGAGCCCCCCcaagcctcctcctccaccccgcTGCGCTGCCAAGCAACAGCAGCCAAGCCTCCTCGCAGCCCCCAGCAGGGCACCGAGATCCAGCCCTCGCCCGTGCGCGGCTGCACTCCAGCCGCCGCGAACCAGCAGCAAGAggccccgccaccgccatcctCGATGGCCTTGCAGGCTTTCCCGTTAGCCATCTCCGGCAGCGACGAGGGGAAGGGAGGTGGGTGGGGGAGATGGCAGCCTGGCTGGCGAGTCGCCTCCCGTGTCGCCCCGTCTGGGGAGCGACGCGAGAGCTCTTCCTTGATTAGGCAGGATTACTGGCAAATCGTCATTGCAGGTTAACTTCAGGCCCTTGCTAGGTCGTCAAAAAGGTTGCATTCTCATGTCAACTAACCGTTCATTGTAGTTCAAGGTTTACCTAATTTGTAGGTAAAGTTTACAGAacagaagaacaaaaggaaGTACCAGAAAGATGCATAATATCCTAACCTCTTCAGAAAAAATTGAGGACTTTGTGCCCAGAATCAACTGGTGATTTGTTAAGTACTTGAGCACATGGAGAACTGACTTGAGCAAAGTTTCTTGCTTCACCACCTGCTACTACCAATTAAACAGTTTCTTCCATATGGAAATTTCTCACCGGAGTGTGGAGAGCCAAAGAGATCCAGCCCGGTCCATGGATGCAGGCTCTAGCTGCGGATATGACGGCACCGACAAGAACTGAGTAGCAAGATCCCACATCAGGATCAATGGTGCTAGCACATGAAAGGGATCAATCTGGACTGGACAATCTCAATACACCTCAATCTGGACCGCACTATCTTAATCTGGCGGTTCTCGTTAGGGCTAAGAGCGCAGTTTGTTTATCTCCCGTGCTGTCACCGGCAGACTCGTCCACTTCCACCGCCCgtcccctcctccctccaactgctgctgctgctgctgcttcctgcTCTCGCAGTCCACGCCCACAAACTATGACCCCATGGTTTCTCTACTACTTCCTTCAGCAATGTGAACGAACTTGTGTACAAACTACAAACTATGGCAAAAGAATGTGTTTGGGGCGGCAAAACAAATCATTTGCACAATTTCCTGTGATATTAAAATCTTACATCACATTGGGTAAAGCTCCCCGTGGTCCTAGAAAACATCTGATTCTACAGAAACATATTTCAGTAAGCTAAGCTAGCAGCTAATTAAGCACAAACAAACTGATTGGTGAGTCCCATTGATGGCGCCACATAGTTGGCACTCTGGCTGTGGCAATGCCCAGGAATGGAGCTTAGGAACGCCTTCACAACCTCCTCAGGGGCCTCTCTCCTGACCAGACACATGACGTACTCCATCACTGCCGCGTCACAGGGCAGTATGATCCTGCCTCCGTCACCGTTCACAAAGCCAAACTCCTCCACAGACATCCGCAGGAGCTTGCCGAAGACTGTTGTGCCAACATACGCCAGAGGGACCTTGAACCGTGCCCCGTCAGCAGTGTATACCACACAGTGACCCTCGTTGGCAACCGTGCTGCAGCACTCATCGGGGACCATGTTGGTGGCCTGCCGGTGGGCACCAGCTCCGGCCGCCAACATCGTATGGCACTTCCTGGCCAGCTGGGCAAGCTTCTTTGGATGGATCATGGTTTATTCCTTCTTGGCTTGGTCAAATTTCACTTTGGCTCTAAAAATCCAGAGGTGTGGTGCAGCTTGCGATGttgcttgcagttgcagacGAGATGAAGGAGTTATGTTGAGCAGGCCATGGATTTATAGTAGAAGGAAAAGAGGGCTCAATGTGGGTTGTGTGTAGCTATTAGCAAGAGTGCTGTCCAGGGGACAAGGCCATGAGTGTTCTGCATGCAACGTTGTTGCAGCTAGCTGCAGACAACGTgatgaaattattttgatgAGATTTCCAAGCACCAACCATGTCTGAAGCATGCTTGTGGCTAGAGAGCCCCATGGGGTCCTCGTGCTATTTCCCCGGCAAACCGATCAGCATGGCTGCTCAATCCAAGCTCCAGCAAGAGGGACACTTCCCCCAGCAGAATCTGATACAGATCACCTCAATGATCGCAGCATCGCATGTGCCGTGCTCATGGCTTTGTCTCCTCTCTCCTGCCCAAATATCACACTGCACCGTGTCTATGTAGACGCCCAATTTTCTCATAAATCCAAGGCTAAGCTAGcctccaactccaagcacCATCACTTCATCCACCAGATAAAGCCATTACAAGTTCCAGCACCCAGAAGAATCTCTTCAGTTTTCCGGACAACCAAGAAACCACCATGATCAGTGCCAAGAGACTCGCTCGGCTGGCCAGGAAGTGGCAGAGGATGGCGGCCCTCGGGAGGGAAAGGCTCACCTGGTCGTCATCAACATGGCCAAAGAAACCGATGGGCTGTGCGGCACATCATGCTCATCAGTGGCCAGCAAGGCCTGCTGCGCCGTGTACAGCACTGATGGCACGCAGTTCGAGGTGCCACTTGCATTCCTTGGCCCAGCGGTCTTCGGCGAGCTCCTGCGAATGTCCCAGGAAGAGTTTGGCTTCATGGGCGGTGACATCAGCAAGATCACATTGCCCTGTGATGCCACCATAATGGGGTACACCATGTGCCTGCTCAGTAGAAGCTCCTCCACAGAGATAGAGGCAGCATTTCTCAGCTCAATGGTGATAACATTACCATGCCAGTATGATGCAAGCCATGTGGTGCCACGTCTGGGAGTTGGCCAGCATGTTGCTCTCTGCAGCTCTTGATTGCCACCTGCTTTTATAATCTTGTATGCAACTTTGTTCAATATAGAAgtagcaaaaaagaagaaggaaaagtgATGTAAAGCATTTTGATCTTGCAATTAAGCAAAGATGCAAACACGGAAGATGACCAGTAGTTAGAGACATTGTTCGTTCAATGTAATAAACgatcacatttttttaggaCCTAAGCACTATACATCGACAAATTTCTTCTGCGCAGTTATATGGTTTCGGATCCCAAATGTTACAAATAAACATCAAGGGCAGGGAAATCTTCACAGATCGAGAAAAGAACTAACCTTTTGAAGAAAGGCTTCTGCTCTTTGGCCACCCAAAGATACAATTGACGAATTGTACTCAAATCGGGAACGGCAAACCTGCAAATGTTCAGAAAATTGGGTTTGTGACACAGCATGAGAAAACGGCTCATGATAATATTTGGTGCCTCTTGTTATGCTTATCTCATGGATGTCTAAGTGAACCGTcatgatgcagaggccgagaGAGTCTTGTCTttcatttccaaaaaaaacttAACAAATAAGACTCGCATAACAGAAATGCTTGTTccccaaacaaaaataacGACATGAAACTAATGTCAGATCCCTGGACTTCCATCTAAAACTGGACACCTGACAGTTGCCGACTGGTTGCAAGACCATTGGAAAATACAGGGAAGATACCAGGAAATGGCTGACACATGCAGTGCTGCAAATCATGCAGACCATGGGTGGACACTAAGATATGGAACTGTCGAGCAACTGGCCAGATCTGGAGCAATCAAATCACTATTAAACCAACAAACACCTTAGCATGCAGCTGAAAGCTGCAAGTGAAAAGTACACAATGAAAAGCACTGAAGTGAACTCTGCATCTGCTCAAGGAAGGCTCCTGGACCATCATGTCATGTCCCTTTGATGCTGCCTCTTTGGACCATCACGGGGTTGCTGCAAGGTACCCAGACGGGGTAGCCAATCCATTCATGAAACGTTGCTCAATCAGCACATCTCTGTATCTCTTGATACAGGACGCTGAACAGAATGGAACACCCCCATAAAGGCTGGACCCGGGATGGTTGCACAATGCATCTGCCCAATTCAGC carries:
- the LOC100822175 gene encoding auxin-responsive protein SAUR36, whose protein sequence is MIHPKKLAQLMRKWQRVKTTAGEDDETCCTTSSVADKGPFAMYTVDERRFEIPLPYHGTTVFGELLHMSHEEFGFTADGRITLPFDATVMEYVMCLLRRNTSEEVERAFLSSVVMPSQYSSHAMPPAVQHQPRAVRSS
- the LOC100822488 gene encoding auxin-responsive protein SAUR36; its protein translation is MIHPKKLAQLARKCHTMLAAGAGAHRQATNMVPDECCSTVANEGHCVVYTADGARFKVPLAYVGTTVFGKLLRMSVEEFGFVNGDGGRIILPCDAAVMEYVMCLVRREAPEEVVKAFLSSIPGHCHSQSANYVAPSMGLTNQFVCA